In Ananas comosus cultivar F153 unplaced genomic scaffold, ASM154086v1, whole genome shotgun sequence, a single window of DNA contains:
- the LOC109705010 gene encoding RING-H2 finger protein ATL39-like: MSANGDNTGCCGASSTLEIVGISFASFFALFMLTCSVRCFRQREARRQGRPKPPCEGLDPAEIAALPTFPYKRITRADDGAEEKGAGAMECSICLSVVEEGEVVKMLPRCTHSFHGECIELWLRDHATCPVCRTEILGAGDGEEEGGWVVVGAASAAEVGQEEGASRDLERQ; the protein is encoded by the coding sequence ATGTCAGCCAACGGCGACAACACGGGGTGCTGTGGCGCGTCGTCGACGCTGGAAATCGTCGGCATATCCTTCGCCTCCTTCTTCGCGCTCTTCATGCTGACGTGCTCCGTCCGCTGCTTCCGCCAACGCGAGGCCCGCCGCCAGGGCCGGCCCAAGCCCCCCTGCGAAGGGCTCGACCCTGCCGAGATCGCCGCGTTACCGACTTTCCCTTATAAGCGAATTACGAGAGCCGACGACGGCGCCGAAGAGAAGGGTGCTGGTGCAATGGAGTGCTCAATATGCCTGAGCGTGGTGGAGGAAGGGGAGGTGGTGAAGATGCTGCCCAGGTGCACGCACTCGTTCCATGGAGAGTGCATTGAATTGTGGCTGCGTGATCACGCCACCTGTCCGGTGTGCCGGACCGAGATTCTCGGGGCCGGCGATggcgaagaagaaggaggtTGGGTGGTGGTCGgagcggcgtcggcggcggaggtcgGGCAAGAGGAAGGAGCGTCGCGTGATCTGGAGAGGCAGTAG
- the LOC109705011 gene encoding RING-H2 finger protein ATL70-like gives MLDRYPALRTSQTSIADGSCICCGIAIFFLSVFLFCVFLTFLPLRWASVATAVAAVLFICTACWCRLAPDDSAGTSHHRGRTTATAVVPQDALRPPATAACLQTFEYEKALRTSGRAGGSCEMCAVCIGVLQGGEMVRQVPACKHVFHIGCIDAWLYSHTTCPLCRAEIKPRQSAEKVEESEESSARTLPPV, from the exons ATGCTCGACCGCTACCCGGCGCTCCGCACGAGCCAAACGTCGATCGCCGACGGCAGCTGCATCTGCTGCGGCATCGCGATCTTCTTCTTGTCCGTCTTCCTCTTCTGCGTCTTCCTCACCTTCCTCCCCCTCCGCTGGGCCTCGGTAGCCACCGCTGTTGCTGCTGTCCTTTTTATCTGCACGGCCTGCTGGTGCAGGCTGGCCCCCGACGATTCTGCTGGGACGTCCCACCACCGCGGGCGAACCACTGCTACAGCCGTCGTACCGCAAGATGCTCTCCGTCCGCCCGCAACTGCCGCGTGTCTTCAAACGTTCGAGTACGAAAAGGCACTACGTACTAGTGGCCGAGCAG GCGGAAGCTGCGAGATGTGCGCGGTGTGCATCGGGGTGCTGCAGGGAGGGGAGATGGTGAGGCAGGTGCCGGCGTGCAAGCACGTGTTTCATATCGGGTGCATCGACGCGTGGTTGTACTCGCACACAACATGCCCTTTATGTCGGGCCGAGATCAAGCCACGACAGTCGgcggagaaggtggaggagagcGAGGAGTCGTCAGCCCGGACTTTGCCGCCTGTGTAG